In a genomic window of Anaeromicrobium sediminis:
- a CDS encoding DNA-3-methyladenine glycosylase I produces MKRCDWVTEDPLYIKYHDEEWGVPVHDDRVHFEFLVLESAQAGLSWITVLKKRENYRLLYDNFDYEKVALYDENKIEELLSNKGIIRNRRKIESSINNANRFMEVQREFGSFDNYIWSFVENKVLINSWATLGDVPASTDLSDKISKDMKKRGFKFIGTTIIYSYLQAVGIINDHTTDCFRYEECMS; encoded by the coding sequence ATGAAGAGATGTGATTGGGTAACAGAAGATCCTTTATATATTAAATATCATGATGAAGAGTGGGGAGTTCCCGTTCATGATGATAGGGTTCATTTTGAATTTTTAGTCCTTGAATCTGCTCAAGCTGGACTTAGTTGGATAACTGTCCTTAAAAAACGTGAAAATTATAGGCTTTTATATGATAATTTTGACTATGAAAAAGTTGCCTTATATGATGAAAATAAGATTGAAGAACTTTTATCTAATAAGGGAATTATTAGAAATAGACGAAAGATAGAATCATCTATTAATAATGCTAATAGATTTATGGAGGTTCAAAGGGAATTTGGTTCCTTTGATAATTACATATGGAGTTTTGTAGAGAATAAGGTCCTTATAAATAGTTGGGCCACTTTAGGAGATGTACCTGCCTCTACGGATCTTTCTGATAAAATATCTAAGGATATGAAAAAAAGAGGTTTTAAATTCATAGGTACTACTATTATCTATTCTTATCTTCAAGCGGTGGGTATAATAAACGATCATACTACAGATTGTTTTAGATATGAAGAATGTATGAGCTAA
- a CDS encoding ribosomal maturation YjgA family protein — protein MKDRFKYILLTIIIIILGLLSRKYTNIFPLYIGDILWATMVYFIFRALFINNTHKNIFLYTLVFSYTIELSQLYKSPWINNIRSIRLFGLILGYGFLWSDLVYYTIGAVIGFLIDYFIVKKRS, from the coding sequence ATGAAGGATAGATTTAAATATATATTATTAACTATTATAATCATAATACTAGGTTTATTATCTAGAAAATACACCAATATATTTCCACTATATATTGGTGATATATTGTGGGCAACTATGGTTTATTTCATATTTAGAGCTTTGTTTATAAACAATACACACAAGAACATATTCTTATACACATTAGTATTTTCATATACTATAGAGTTATCCCAACTATATAAGAGTCCTTGGATAAATAATATAAGGAGTATTAGATTATTTGGTTTAATACTAGGGTATGGATTTTTATGGAGTGATCTTGTGTACTATACTATAGGAGCTGTCATAGGTTTTTTAATAGATTACTTTATAGTAAAGAAAAGAAGCTAA
- a CDS encoding PH domain-containing protein has product MSSVIGLLLGAFVGYVIWMLIGSSYRVEGDILKVRGGLRKYEIPIHSIKKIVQTKRKGPAKGEEPEKHVFASGAYNWRTERVVFYTEDKNYMVSFTNTSNKEQIIHDIKKVKKDIVVKKDF; this is encoded by the coding sequence ATGAGTAGTGTCATAGGATTACTCTTAGGAGCTTTTGTTGGATATGTAATATGGATGTTAATTGGTTCATCCTATAGGGTAGAAGGGGATATCTTAAAAGTTAGGGGCGGCCTAAGGAAATATGAGATTCCAATTCATAGTATAAAAAAGATTGTACAGACAAAAAGAAAGGGACCAGCTAAGGGCGAAGAACCAGAAAAACATGTATTTGCCAGTGGTGCTTATAACTGGAGAACAGAGAGGGTAGTATTCTATACGGAGGATAAAAATTATATGGTATCCTTTACCAATACTTCTAACAAGGAACAGATAATACATGATATAAAAAAGGTTAAAAAAGATATAGTAGTAAAAAAAGACTTTTAA
- a CDS encoding rhomboid family intramembrane serine protease: MKNILKKIEYNSPVILTFSLLSTIIFFINKIIPSIIPAFFTYRGNLNFINMLLWPLAHGSMDHLIGNITLILLIGPMLEEKYTSKILLFLMVITTLTISLFQGLFFNGGILGASGIVFMMIVLTSFTNMKQGKIPLTFIFIALLFLTKEIYNGLFIDNNVSELAHILGALVGIIYISIQGKINRHT, encoded by the coding sequence ATGAAGAATATACTAAAAAAAATAGAATACAATTCCCCTGTCATACTTACATTTTCCCTTCTATCTACTATAATCTTTTTTATAAATAAAATAATACCTAGTATTATACCTGCATTCTTTACTTATAGGGGTAACTTAAATTTTATTAATATGTTACTTTGGCCCCTAGCACACGGCTCTATGGACCATCTAATTGGAAATATTACTTTAATCTTACTTATAGGCCCTATGCTTGAGGAGAAATACACATCTAAAATTTTATTGTTTCTTATGGTTATAACTACCCTTACTATAAGCCTTTTTCAGGGACTTTTCTTCAATGGAGGTATTCTTGGGGCTAGTGGTATAGTTTTTATGATGATTGTCTTAACATCCTTTACAAATATGAAGCAGGGTAAAATTCCCCTTACATTTATTTTCATTGCCCTTTTATTTTTAACAAAGGAAATCTATAATGGTCTATTTATAGATAATAACGTTTCAGAGCTTGCACATATTTTAGGCGCCCTAGTTGGTATAATCTATATTTCTATTCAAGGGAAAATTAATCGTCATACTTAA